From one Dermacentor variabilis isolate Ectoservices chromosome 3, ASM5094787v1, whole genome shotgun sequence genomic stretch:
- the Sarm gene encoding sterile alpha and armadillo motif isoform X2 has protein sequence MADVNRLRRIKKSCQKMRSCRRLGVLRAVVIPSEPPDRSSRVRNDLPVASREGSKTARWCFGLASPLAVTVKPLLMADISPERPSTPPKGAPVTSPNGTGTSGADISSVVENLAKATQLSEKLNTVSSSSYSASEKHSSSAQMLKSSTTSSSSSGSLLNKKSQMLHHSLASSQQQTQQQKEEQQQLFQKENRSTTNYSRSVSRGFTVDCGGPEAAEDGRVRESTPSEVRFEQKRVTSSAKSKLVADGVTAEKSATTNKELKRLQAGDITFQEKQHSQEMKARMEGEGFSAEKMAATKQDQKQLKIGDTLHQQQKSAAASASKMSTDDYTAEEISMAKKEERQLYTQGVLQQEKSAASSASSKVFISSKGVSKSSASHQTVKHMDYSSGGSSCASPIVTSPTQEMFSSGLPPLPSNQRLAVGQGLADELDTLRSPLPQSEVDKAISRFASRMALCVEQLKAAAEEEAVELLATMSVIIRKAWAVPTYGHDLGFTMCNILRTNGGLDVILKNCSSASEELQFASARLLEQCLSTENRSYVVEHGLEPVVQVACACSFNNQVSYSRVGTGILCHLFKHSETTCSELIRLGALKSILYDCRTSDVETLRHCASALANLSLYGGPENHQAMIKHKAPMWLFPLAFNLDDNIKYYACLAIAALVANKEIEAAVMKSGTLDLVEPFVTSHHPEEFAKSHVAHVHGQSKDWLLRFVPVLDSNREEARSLAAFHFAMEAGIKKRQGNTSVFAEIGALEALRKVASSPNAIASKFAAQALQLIGEEVPHKLSQQVPLWTVEDVKEWVKQIGFTNYASEFVSSRVDGDLLLQLDEPMLKEDIGIKNGILRRRFLRELSQLKRMADYSSVDTTNVNQILQSLGSDFSQYTYRMLQSGVDMDSLKMLNDDQLFKECGIDNSIHRLRIGQAIRGLNQCADDADEIERNKSLDVFVSYRRSNGSQLASLLKVHLQLRGFSVFIDVERLEAGKFDNNLLNSIRQAKHFLLVLTPNALDRCVGDTDRKDWVHREIVEALQSQCNIIPILDNFQWPESEVLPEDMRAVCYFNGVRWIHDYQDACVDKLERFMRGEMNVRSDGPLGRYVGMGGPGTPGTPSTMASCRAAVYQRSASNDSAKGSTSSDRESSNGRAPTEQPQAQLPAQPHC, from the exons ATGGCGGACATCTCCCCAGAGCGGCCGTCGACGCCTCCGAAAGGCGCGCCCGTGACCTCGCCAAATGGCACCGGCACCTCTGGCGCCGACATCAGCAGCGTGGTCGAAAACCTCGCCAAAGCGACGCAGCTGAGCGAGAAGTTGAACACTGTGTCCTCTTCCTCCTATAGTGCTTCAGAGAAGCACTCAAGCAGCGCCCAG ATGTTGAAAAGTTCGACGACGTCGTCGTCGAGCTCGGGGTCCCTGCTGAACAAGAAGTCGCAGATGCTGCACCACTCGCTGGCGAGTTCGCAGCAGCAGACACAGCAACAgaaggaagagcagcagcagctgttCCAGAAAGAGAACCGCAGCACCACCAACTACAGCCGCAGCGTGAGC AGGGGCTTCACGGTCGACTGTGGCGGGCCGGAGGCCGCCGAGGACGGCCGTGTTCGCGAGTCGACGCCCTCCGAGGTTCGTTTCGAACAGAAGCGGGTCACCTCTTCGGCCAAGAGCAAGCTGGTGGCCGACGGTGTGACGGCCGAGAAGTCGGCCACCACCAACAAGGAGCTCAAGAGGCTTCAGGCGGGCGACATCACCTTCCAGGAGAAGCAACACTCTCAG GAAATGAAGGCTCGCATGGAAGGCGAAGGATTCTCGGCCGAGAAAATGGCTGCCACGAAGCAGGACCAGAAGCAACTCAAAATTGGAGACACGCTTCACCAGCAGCAGAAGAGCGCCGCGGCGTCGGCCTCAAAGATGTCCACGGACGACTACACAGCTGAAGAGATCTCCATGGCGAAAAAGGAAGAGCGCCAGTTGTACACTCAGGGCGTactgcagcaggaaaaaagcGCCGCTTCGTCTGCCAGCTCCAAGGTCTTCATCAGCTCCAAGGGAGTCTCCAAGTCGTCCGCGTCGCACCAGACCGTCAAACACATGGACTACAGCAGTGGCGGCAGCTCTTGTGCTTCGCCCATTGTGACGTCGCCGACGCAGGAGATGTTCAGCAGCGGCCTGCCGCCGCTTCCTTCTAACCAAAGGCTCGCCGTAGGCCAGGGCTTGGCCGATGAGCTCGACACGTTGCGGTCTCCGTTGCCTCAATCAGAAGTCGACAAGGCCATCTCGCGATTCGCCAGCCGTATGGCACTCTGCGTCGAGCAGTTGAAGGCCGCCGCCGAGGAAGAAGCTGTAGAGCTTCTAGCCACGATGTCGGTCATCATCCGCAAAGCGTGGGCCGTCCCCACATACGGCCACGACCTGGGCTTCACCATGTGCAATATCCTGCGGACCAACGGTGGCCTCGATGTCATCCTCAAGAACTGTTCTTCCGCCAGCGAGGAGCTGCAGTTCGCCAGTGCCAGGCTCCTGGAACAGTGCTTGTCGACGGAGAACCGGTCCTACGTAGTCGAGCACGGGCTCGAACCCGTCGTGCAGGTGGCGTGCGCGTGCAGTTTTAACAACCAGGTTTCCTACTCCCGGGTGGGAACTGGAATCCTGTGCCACCTGTTCAAGCATTCCGAGACCACGTGCAGCGAGTTGATTCGTCTCGGAGCGCTCAAGTCCATCCTGTACGACTGCCGCACGAGCGACGTGGAGACGCTGCGGCACTGTGCTTCAGCCCTTGCCAACCTGAGTCTGTACGGCGGGCCCGAGAACCACCAGGCCATGATCAAGCACAAGGCTCCCATGTGGCTGTTCCCGCTCGCCTTCAACCTGGACGACAACATTAAGTACTACGCCTGCCTCGCCATCGCGGCGCTCGTGGCCAACAAAGAGATCGAAGCGGCCGTCATGAAGTCGGGGACGCTGGACCTGGTCGAGCCTTTCGTGACGAGCCACCATCCCGAGGAATTCGCCAAGAGTCACGTGGCTCACGTCCACGGACAGTCCAAAGACTGGTTGCTGCGTTTTGTGCCCGTCCTCGACAGCAACAGGGAAGAGGCCCGCAGTCTTGCCGCCTTCCATTTCGCCATGGAAGCTGgcatcaagaaacgccaaggaAACACATCG GTGTTCGCGGAGATAGGAGCTCTGGAGGCCTTGCGAAAAGTAGCCAGCTCTCCAAATGCCATCGCATCCAAGTTCGCGGCCCAAGCGCTGCAGCTTATCGGCGAAGAGGTGCCGCACAAGCTGTCCCAGCAGGTTCCCCTCTGGACTGTTGAGGACGTGAAGGAGTGGGTCAAGCAG ATCGGTTTCACCAACTACGCTTCGGAGTTCGTCAGCAGTCGAGTGGACGGCgacctgctgctgcagctggacGAGCCCATGCTGAAGGAGGACATTGGCATCAAGAACGGCATCTTGCGGCGCCGCTTCCTGCGCGAGCTGTCGCAGCTCAAGCGCATGGCCGACTACTCGTCGGTGGACACGACGAACGTGAACCAGATCCTGCAGAGCCTCGGCTCCGACTTCAGCCAGTACACGTACCGCATGCTTCAGAGCGGCGTCGACATGGACTCGCTCAAGATGCTCAACGACGACCAGCTCTTCAAGGAGTGCGGCATCGACAACTCCATCCACCGGCTACGAATCGGACAGGCCATCCGCG GTCTCAACCAGTGCGCGGATGATGCAGACGAAATCGAACGGAACAAGAGCCTTGACGTCTTCGTCAGCTACAGGCGCTCTAATGGATCTCAGCTTGCCAG TCTTTTGAAGGTTCACCTGCAACTACGAGGCTTCTCTGTGTTCATTGACGTGGAACGCTTGGAAGCGGGAAAATTCGACAACAACCTCCTCAACAGCATACGACAGGCCAAGCATTTTTTACTCGTCCTTACACCTAATGCCCTCGACCGGTGCGTGGGTGACACTGACCGCAAGGACTGGGTGCACAGG gaaattgtggaagctctTCAGAGCCAGTGCAACATAATTCCAATCCTGGACAACTTCCAGTGGCCAGAATCGGAAGTGCTCCCCGAGGACATGAGGGCAGTCTGCTACTTCAATGGTGTACG GTGGATCCATGACTACCAAGATGCATGTGTCGACAAGCTAGAGCGGTTCATGCGGGGCGAGATGAATGTGCGCAGCGACGGTCCGCTGGGCCGCTATGTGGGCATGGGTGGGCCTGGCACACCGGGCACCCCGAGCACGATGGCCAGTTGCCGTGCGGCAGTCTACCAGCGCAGTGCCAGTAATGACAGCGCCAAGGGTAGCACATCCTCAGACCGCGAGTCCAGCAATGGCCGAGCCCCCACAGAGCAGCCACAGGCGCAGCTCCCTGCGCAGCCACATTGCTGA
- the Sarm gene encoding sterile alpha and armadillo motif isoform X4 codes for MRSSYRVRSDAASAMMDDLPPTLRSFFCQMADISPERPSTPPKGAPVTSPNGTGTSGADISSVVENLAKATQLSEKLNTVSSSSYSASEKHSSSAQMLKSSTTSSSSSGSLLNKKSQMLHHSLASSQQQTQQQKEEQQQLFQKENRSTTNYSRSVSVSSSSSSSDSRLKTISSQRGFTVDCGGPEAAEDGRVRESTPSEVRFEQKRVTSSAKSKLVADGVTAEKSATTNKELKRLQAGDITFQEKQHSQEMKARMEGEGFSAEKMAATKQDQKQLKIGDTLHQQQKSAAASASKMSTDDYTAEEISMAKKEERQLYTQGVLQQEKSAASSASSKVFISSKGVSKSSASHQTVKHMDYSSGGSSCASPIVTSPTQEMFSSGLPPLPSNQRLAVGQGLADELDTLRSPLPQSEVDKAISRFASRMALCVEQLKAAAEEEAVELLATMSVIIRKAWAVPTYGHDLGFTMCNILRTNGGLDVILKNCSSASEELQFASARLLEQCLSTENRSYVVEHGLEPVVQVACACSFNNQVSYSRVGTGILCHLFKHSETTCSELIRLGALKSILYDCRTSDVETLRHCASALANLSLYGGPENHQAMIKHKAPMWLFPLAFNLDDNIKYYACLAIAALVANKEIEAAVMKSGTLDLVEPFVTSHHPEEFAKSHVAHVHGQSKDWLLRFVPVLDSNREEARSLAAFHFAMEAGIKKRQGNTSVFAEIGALEALRKVASSPNAIASKFAAQALQLIGEEVPHKLSQQVPLWTVEDVKEWVKQIGFTNYASEFVSSRVDGDLLLQLDEPMLKEDIGIKNGILRRRFLRELSQLKRMADYSSVDTTNVNQILQSLGSDFSQYTYRMLQSGVDMDSLKMLNDDQLFKECGIDNSIHRLRIGQAIRGLNQCADDADEIERNKSLDVFVSYRRSNGSQLASLLKVHLQLRGFSVFIDVERLEAGKFDNNLLNSIRQAKHFLLVLTPNALDRCVGDTDRKDWVHREIVEALQSQCNIIPILDNFQWPESEVLPEDMRAVCYFNGVRWIHDYQDACVDKLERFMRGEMNVRSDGPLGRYVGMGGPGTPGTPSTMASCRAAVYQRSASNDSAKGSTSSDRESSNGRAPTEQPQAQLPAQPHC; via the exons ATGCGCTCCTCGTACCGCGTGCGCTCCGACGCGGCTTCCGCTATGATGGACGACCTGCCGCCGACGCTGCGCAGCTTCTTCTGCCAG ATGGCGGACATCTCCCCAGAGCGGCCGTCGACGCCTCCGAAAGGCGCGCCCGTGACCTCGCCAAATGGCACCGGCACCTCTGGCGCCGACATCAGCAGCGTGGTCGAAAACCTCGCCAAAGCGACGCAGCTGAGCGAGAAGTTGAACACTGTGTCCTCTTCCTCCTATAGTGCTTCAGAGAAGCACTCAAGCAGCGCCCAG ATGTTGAAAAGTTCGACGACGTCGTCGTCGAGCTCGGGGTCCCTGCTGAACAAGAAGTCGCAGATGCTGCACCACTCGCTGGCGAGTTCGCAGCAGCAGACACAGCAACAgaaggaagagcagcagcagctgttCCAGAAAGAGAACCGCAGCACCACCAACTACAGCCGCAGCGTGAGCGTAAGCTCAAGCAGCTCGAGCTCTGACTCCAGGCTGAAAACGATCTCGTCGCAGAGGGGCTTCACGGTCGACTGTGGCGGGCCGGAGGCCGCCGAGGACGGCCGTGTTCGCGAGTCGACGCCCTCCGAGGTTCGTTTCGAACAGAAGCGGGTCACCTCTTCGGCCAAGAGCAAGCTGGTGGCCGACGGTGTGACGGCCGAGAAGTCGGCCACCACCAACAAGGAGCTCAAGAGGCTTCAGGCGGGCGACATCACCTTCCAGGAGAAGCAACACTCTCAG GAAATGAAGGCTCGCATGGAAGGCGAAGGATTCTCGGCCGAGAAAATGGCTGCCACGAAGCAGGACCAGAAGCAACTCAAAATTGGAGACACGCTTCACCAGCAGCAGAAGAGCGCCGCGGCGTCGGCCTCAAAGATGTCCACGGACGACTACACAGCTGAAGAGATCTCCATGGCGAAAAAGGAAGAGCGCCAGTTGTACACTCAGGGCGTactgcagcaggaaaaaagcGCCGCTTCGTCTGCCAGCTCCAAGGTCTTCATCAGCTCCAAGGGAGTCTCCAAGTCGTCCGCGTCGCACCAGACCGTCAAACACATGGACTACAGCAGTGGCGGCAGCTCTTGTGCTTCGCCCATTGTGACGTCGCCGACGCAGGAGATGTTCAGCAGCGGCCTGCCGCCGCTTCCTTCTAACCAAAGGCTCGCCGTAGGCCAGGGCTTGGCCGATGAGCTCGACACGTTGCGGTCTCCGTTGCCTCAATCAGAAGTCGACAAGGCCATCTCGCGATTCGCCAGCCGTATGGCACTCTGCGTCGAGCAGTTGAAGGCCGCCGCCGAGGAAGAAGCTGTAGAGCTTCTAGCCACGATGTCGGTCATCATCCGCAAAGCGTGGGCCGTCCCCACATACGGCCACGACCTGGGCTTCACCATGTGCAATATCCTGCGGACCAACGGTGGCCTCGATGTCATCCTCAAGAACTGTTCTTCCGCCAGCGAGGAGCTGCAGTTCGCCAGTGCCAGGCTCCTGGAACAGTGCTTGTCGACGGAGAACCGGTCCTACGTAGTCGAGCACGGGCTCGAACCCGTCGTGCAGGTGGCGTGCGCGTGCAGTTTTAACAACCAGGTTTCCTACTCCCGGGTGGGAACTGGAATCCTGTGCCACCTGTTCAAGCATTCCGAGACCACGTGCAGCGAGTTGATTCGTCTCGGAGCGCTCAAGTCCATCCTGTACGACTGCCGCACGAGCGACGTGGAGACGCTGCGGCACTGTGCTTCAGCCCTTGCCAACCTGAGTCTGTACGGCGGGCCCGAGAACCACCAGGCCATGATCAAGCACAAGGCTCCCATGTGGCTGTTCCCGCTCGCCTTCAACCTGGACGACAACATTAAGTACTACGCCTGCCTCGCCATCGCGGCGCTCGTGGCCAACAAAGAGATCGAAGCGGCCGTCATGAAGTCGGGGACGCTGGACCTGGTCGAGCCTTTCGTGACGAGCCACCATCCCGAGGAATTCGCCAAGAGTCACGTGGCTCACGTCCACGGACAGTCCAAAGACTGGTTGCTGCGTTTTGTGCCCGTCCTCGACAGCAACAGGGAAGAGGCCCGCAGTCTTGCCGCCTTCCATTTCGCCATGGAAGCTGgcatcaagaaacgccaaggaAACACATCG GTGTTCGCGGAGATAGGAGCTCTGGAGGCCTTGCGAAAAGTAGCCAGCTCTCCAAATGCCATCGCATCCAAGTTCGCGGCCCAAGCGCTGCAGCTTATCGGCGAAGAGGTGCCGCACAAGCTGTCCCAGCAGGTTCCCCTCTGGACTGTTGAGGACGTGAAGGAGTGGGTCAAGCAG ATCGGTTTCACCAACTACGCTTCGGAGTTCGTCAGCAGTCGAGTGGACGGCgacctgctgctgcagctggacGAGCCCATGCTGAAGGAGGACATTGGCATCAAGAACGGCATCTTGCGGCGCCGCTTCCTGCGCGAGCTGTCGCAGCTCAAGCGCATGGCCGACTACTCGTCGGTGGACACGACGAACGTGAACCAGATCCTGCAGAGCCTCGGCTCCGACTTCAGCCAGTACACGTACCGCATGCTTCAGAGCGGCGTCGACATGGACTCGCTCAAGATGCTCAACGACGACCAGCTCTTCAAGGAGTGCGGCATCGACAACTCCATCCACCGGCTACGAATCGGACAGGCCATCCGCG GTCTCAACCAGTGCGCGGATGATGCAGACGAAATCGAACGGAACAAGAGCCTTGACGTCTTCGTCAGCTACAGGCGCTCTAATGGATCTCAGCTTGCCAG TCTTTTGAAGGTTCACCTGCAACTACGAGGCTTCTCTGTGTTCATTGACGTGGAACGCTTGGAAGCGGGAAAATTCGACAACAACCTCCTCAACAGCATACGACAGGCCAAGCATTTTTTACTCGTCCTTACACCTAATGCCCTCGACCGGTGCGTGGGTGACACTGACCGCAAGGACTGGGTGCACAGG gaaattgtggaagctctTCAGAGCCAGTGCAACATAATTCCAATCCTGGACAACTTCCAGTGGCCAGAATCGGAAGTGCTCCCCGAGGACATGAGGGCAGTCTGCTACTTCAATGGTGTACG GTGGATCCATGACTACCAAGATGCATGTGTCGACAAGCTAGAGCGGTTCATGCGGGGCGAGATGAATGTGCGCAGCGACGGTCCGCTGGGCCGCTATGTGGGCATGGGTGGGCCTGGCACACCGGGCACCCCGAGCACGATGGCCAGTTGCCGTGCGGCAGTCTACCAGCGCAGTGCCAGTAATGACAGCGCCAAGGGTAGCACATCCTCAGACCGCGAGTCCAGCAATGGCCGAGCCCCCACAGAGCAGCCACAGGCGCAGCTCCCTGCGCAGCCACATTGCTGA
- the Sarm gene encoding sterile alpha and armadillo motif isoform X3, which produces MQCDGAISSPSRCQPSSVVAFLRRLASKVVASKERTMADISPERPSTPPKGAPVTSPNGTGTSGADISSVVENLAKATQLSEKLNTVSSSSYSASEKHSSSAQMLKSSTTSSSSSGSLLNKKSQMLHHSLASSQQQTQQQKEEQQQLFQKENRSTTNYSRSVSVSSSSSSSDSRLKTISSQRGFTVDCGGPEAAEDGRVRESTPSEVRFEQKRVTSSAKSKLVADGVTAEKSATTNKELKRLQAGDITFQEKQHSQEMKARMEGEGFSAEKMAATKQDQKQLKIGDTLHQQQKSAAASASKMSTDDYTAEEISMAKKEERQLYTQGVLQQEKSAASSASSKVFISSKGVSKSSASHQTVKHMDYSSGGSSCASPIVTSPTQEMFSSGLPPLPSNQRLAVGQGLADELDTLRSPLPQSEVDKAISRFASRMALCVEQLKAAAEEEAVELLATMSVIIRKAWAVPTYGHDLGFTMCNILRTNGGLDVILKNCSSASEELQFASARLLEQCLSTENRSYVVEHGLEPVVQVACACSFNNQVSYSRVGTGILCHLFKHSETTCSELIRLGALKSILYDCRTSDVETLRHCASALANLSLYGGPENHQAMIKHKAPMWLFPLAFNLDDNIKYYACLAIAALVANKEIEAAVMKSGTLDLVEPFVTSHHPEEFAKSHVAHVHGQSKDWLLRFVPVLDSNREEARSLAAFHFAMEAGIKKRQGNTSVFAEIGALEALRKVASSPNAIASKFAAQALQLIGEEVPHKLSQQVPLWTVEDVKEWVKQIGFTNYASEFVSSRVDGDLLLQLDEPMLKEDIGIKNGILRRRFLRELSQLKRMADYSSVDTTNVNQILQSLGSDFSQYTYRMLQSGVDMDSLKMLNDDQLFKECGIDNSIHRLRIGQAIRGLNQCADDADEIERNKSLDVFVSYRRSNGSQLASLLKVHLQLRGFSVFIDVERLEAGKFDNNLLNSIRQAKHFLLVLTPNALDRCVGDTDRKDWVHREIVEALQSQCNIIPILDNFQWPESEVLPEDMRAVCYFNGVRWIHDYQDACVDKLERFMRGEMNVRSDGPLGRYVGMGGPGTPGTPSTMASCRAAVYQRSASNDSAKGSTSSDRESSNGRAPTEQPQAQLPAQPHC; this is translated from the exons ATGGCGGACATCTCCCCAGAGCGGCCGTCGACGCCTCCGAAAGGCGCGCCCGTGACCTCGCCAAATGGCACCGGCACCTCTGGCGCCGACATCAGCAGCGTGGTCGAAAACCTCGCCAAAGCGACGCAGCTGAGCGAGAAGTTGAACACTGTGTCCTCTTCCTCCTATAGTGCTTCAGAGAAGCACTCAAGCAGCGCCCAG ATGTTGAAAAGTTCGACGACGTCGTCGTCGAGCTCGGGGTCCCTGCTGAACAAGAAGTCGCAGATGCTGCACCACTCGCTGGCGAGTTCGCAGCAGCAGACACAGCAACAgaaggaagagcagcagcagctgttCCAGAAAGAGAACCGCAGCACCACCAACTACAGCCGCAGCGTGAGCGTAAGCTCAAGCAGCTCGAGCTCTGACTCCAGGCTGAAAACGATCTCGTCGCAGAGGGGCTTCACGGTCGACTGTGGCGGGCCGGAGGCCGCCGAGGACGGCCGTGTTCGCGAGTCGACGCCCTCCGAGGTTCGTTTCGAACAGAAGCGGGTCACCTCTTCGGCCAAGAGCAAGCTGGTGGCCGACGGTGTGACGGCCGAGAAGTCGGCCACCACCAACAAGGAGCTCAAGAGGCTTCAGGCGGGCGACATCACCTTCCAGGAGAAGCAACACTCTCAG GAAATGAAGGCTCGCATGGAAGGCGAAGGATTCTCGGCCGAGAAAATGGCTGCCACGAAGCAGGACCAGAAGCAACTCAAAATTGGAGACACGCTTCACCAGCAGCAGAAGAGCGCCGCGGCGTCGGCCTCAAAGATGTCCACGGACGACTACACAGCTGAAGAGATCTCCATGGCGAAAAAGGAAGAGCGCCAGTTGTACACTCAGGGCGTactgcagcaggaaaaaagcGCCGCTTCGTCTGCCAGCTCCAAGGTCTTCATCAGCTCCAAGGGAGTCTCCAAGTCGTCCGCGTCGCACCAGACCGTCAAACACATGGACTACAGCAGTGGCGGCAGCTCTTGTGCTTCGCCCATTGTGACGTCGCCGACGCAGGAGATGTTCAGCAGCGGCCTGCCGCCGCTTCCTTCTAACCAAAGGCTCGCCGTAGGCCAGGGCTTGGCCGATGAGCTCGACACGTTGCGGTCTCCGTTGCCTCAATCAGAAGTCGACAAGGCCATCTCGCGATTCGCCAGCCGTATGGCACTCTGCGTCGAGCAGTTGAAGGCCGCCGCCGAGGAAGAAGCTGTAGAGCTTCTAGCCACGATGTCGGTCATCATCCGCAAAGCGTGGGCCGTCCCCACATACGGCCACGACCTGGGCTTCACCATGTGCAATATCCTGCGGACCAACGGTGGCCTCGATGTCATCCTCAAGAACTGTTCTTCCGCCAGCGAGGAGCTGCAGTTCGCCAGTGCCAGGCTCCTGGAACAGTGCTTGTCGACGGAGAACCGGTCCTACGTAGTCGAGCACGGGCTCGAACCCGTCGTGCAGGTGGCGTGCGCGTGCAGTTTTAACAACCAGGTTTCCTACTCCCGGGTGGGAACTGGAATCCTGTGCCACCTGTTCAAGCATTCCGAGACCACGTGCAGCGAGTTGATTCGTCTCGGAGCGCTCAAGTCCATCCTGTACGACTGCCGCACGAGCGACGTGGAGACGCTGCGGCACTGTGCTTCAGCCCTTGCCAACCTGAGTCTGTACGGCGGGCCCGAGAACCACCAGGCCATGATCAAGCACAAGGCTCCCATGTGGCTGTTCCCGCTCGCCTTCAACCTGGACGACAACATTAAGTACTACGCCTGCCTCGCCATCGCGGCGCTCGTGGCCAACAAAGAGATCGAAGCGGCCGTCATGAAGTCGGGGACGCTGGACCTGGTCGAGCCTTTCGTGACGAGCCACCATCCCGAGGAATTCGCCAAGAGTCACGTGGCTCACGTCCACGGACAGTCCAAAGACTGGTTGCTGCGTTTTGTGCCCGTCCTCGACAGCAACAGGGAAGAGGCCCGCAGTCTTGCCGCCTTCCATTTCGCCATGGAAGCTGgcatcaagaaacgccaaggaAACACATCG GTGTTCGCGGAGATAGGAGCTCTGGAGGCCTTGCGAAAAGTAGCCAGCTCTCCAAATGCCATCGCATCCAAGTTCGCGGCCCAAGCGCTGCAGCTTATCGGCGAAGAGGTGCCGCACAAGCTGTCCCAGCAGGTTCCCCTCTGGACTGTTGAGGACGTGAAGGAGTGGGTCAAGCAG ATCGGTTTCACCAACTACGCTTCGGAGTTCGTCAGCAGTCGAGTGGACGGCgacctgctgctgcagctggacGAGCCCATGCTGAAGGAGGACATTGGCATCAAGAACGGCATCTTGCGGCGCCGCTTCCTGCGCGAGCTGTCGCAGCTCAAGCGCATGGCCGACTACTCGTCGGTGGACACGACGAACGTGAACCAGATCCTGCAGAGCCTCGGCTCCGACTTCAGCCAGTACACGTACCGCATGCTTCAGAGCGGCGTCGACATGGACTCGCTCAAGATGCTCAACGACGACCAGCTCTTCAAGGAGTGCGGCATCGACAACTCCATCCACCGGCTACGAATCGGACAGGCCATCCGCG GTCTCAACCAGTGCGCGGATGATGCAGACGAAATCGAACGGAACAAGAGCCTTGACGTCTTCGTCAGCTACAGGCGCTCTAATGGATCTCAGCTTGCCAG TCTTTTGAAGGTTCACCTGCAACTACGAGGCTTCTCTGTGTTCATTGACGTGGAACGCTTGGAAGCGGGAAAATTCGACAACAACCTCCTCAACAGCATACGACAGGCCAAGCATTTTTTACTCGTCCTTACACCTAATGCCCTCGACCGGTGCGTGGGTGACACTGACCGCAAGGACTGGGTGCACAGG gaaattgtggaagctctTCAGAGCCAGTGCAACATAATTCCAATCCTGGACAACTTCCAGTGGCCAGAATCGGAAGTGCTCCCCGAGGACATGAGGGCAGTCTGCTACTTCAATGGTGTACG GTGGATCCATGACTACCAAGATGCATGTGTCGACAAGCTAGAGCGGTTCATGCGGGGCGAGATGAATGTGCGCAGCGACGGTCCGCTGGGCCGCTATGTGGGCATGGGTGGGCCTGGCACACCGGGCACCCCGAGCACGATGGCCAGTTGCCGTGCGGCAGTCTACCAGCGCAGTGCCAGTAATGACAGCGCCAAGGGTAGCACATCCTCAGACCGCGAGTCCAGCAATGGCCGAGCCCCCACAGAGCAGCCACAGGCGCAGCTCCCTGCGCAGCCACATTGCTGA